A genome region from Nicotiana tabacum cultivar K326 chromosome 13, ASM71507v2, whole genome shotgun sequence includes the following:
- the LOC107826606 gene encoding protein trichome berefringence-like 7, whose translation MSGTISTFGRSLSHKQRALTVSSPRLFDKSVSSPRFSRKSEVSRLFCVLIALGSVVSFFLAIGGGYLYVLPNLTKASHEEDVGLSVNGSDSLCDIFDGKWVVDNSYPLYNASECPFVEKGFNCLTNGRTNGDYLKWRWKPRNCEIPRFDVHNLLEILRNKRIVFVGDSMSRTQWESLICLLMTGVQDKESVYEVNGNKITKVIRFLGVRFSSFNFTVEFYRSVFLVQHNWSSKYGIKRVRSTLKLDKLDDISNEWINADVLIFNSGQWWVPGKLFGVGCYFQLNNTLKLGMSIPTAFRTALDTWASWIDTKINPNRTRVFFRTFEPSHWSNLTLRLCNVTNQPLSETKGQKSNSFSDAALEVARGMKVPVTVLHITPMSAFRKDAHVGIWSDNPSLSDCSHWCLPGVPDLWNEMVFSYLHASYHHTPLHQQREFNNMD comes from the exons ATGTCTGGAACAATAAGTACTTTCGGTAGAAGTCTCTCTCATAAACAAAGGGCATTGACAGTTAGCAGCCCTAGATTGTTCGATAAGTCCGTTAGTAGCCCTAGATTTAGTAGGAAAAGCGAGGTTTCAAGACTTTTTTGTGTACTTATAGCATTAGGATCTGTTGTTTCCTTTTTCCTGGCAATTGGAGGAgggtatttatatgttctgcccaatCTTACAAAAGCATCTCATGAGGAGGATGTCGGCCTTAGTGTTAATGGTTCGGATAGTCTTTGTGACATATTTGATGGAAAATGGGTAGTCGATAACAGCTATCCCTTGTACAATGCCTCAGAATGCCCCTTTGTAGAGAAAGGATTCAACTGTTTGACTAACGGTAGAACCAATGGTGATTATCTGAAGTGGAGGTGGAAGCCGAGGAACTGTGAAATACCGAGGTTTGATGTGCATAATCTGTTGGAAATTCTCCGAaacaaaagaattgtttttgTTGGAGATTCAATGAGTAGGACTCAATGGGAATCCTTGATATGCCTGCTAATGACCGGGGTGCAAGATAAGGAAAGTGTATATGAAGTAAATGGGAATAAGATCACTAAAGTAATTCGCTTTTTGGGAGTGAGGTTTAGTTCCTTCAATTTCACAGTTGAGTTTTATCGATCAGTATTCCTTGTCCAACACAACTGGTCTTCCAAATATGGAATAAAGAGAGTTAGATCAACCCTTAAGTTGGACAAGCTTGACGATATCAGCAACGAGTGGATTAATGCAGATGTCCTCATATTCAATTCTGGACAGTGGTGGGTACCCGGGAAGCTTTTTGGAGT GGGATGCTATTTCCAACTAAATAATACACTCAAGCTTGGAATGTCAATTCCCACAGCATTCAGAACTGCCCTTGACACTTGGGCATCCTGGATAGATACCAAAATTAACCCTAACAGGACACGTGTTTTTTTCAGAACATTTGAACCATCTCACTGGAG CAATCTAACTCTGCGGTTGTGCAATGTAACAAATCAACCTCTTTCAGAGACTAAGGGTCAGAAGAGTAACTCATTTTCAGACGCAGCACTAGAGGTGGCGCGCGGAATGAAAGTTCCAGTTACTGTGCTACACATAACTCCCATGTCTGCGTTCAGGAAAGATGCACATGTCGGTATTTGGAGTGATAATCCATCTCTCTCTGATTGCAGTCACTGGTGTCTGCCTGGAGTTCCTGATCTTTGGAATGAAATGGTCTTTTCATACCTGCATGCTAGCTATCACCATACGCCTTTGCATCAACAAAGAGA GTTCAACAACATGGACTGA